In Eriocheir sinensis breed Jianghai 21 chromosome 52, ASM2467909v1, whole genome shotgun sequence, one genomic interval encodes:
- the LOC126982904 gene encoding tubby protein homolog, giving the protein MTDGASPDAPMTTVQVLPAMGQTSDFTDDEDDNPASETERKLAGLQLKSYVDGDEEDQESTPIIPSTSPVSPEEPPHAVVLPQAHAFTTQQHHHQHQQHFLQQQDQQSIRPSSADSQGSGDAPSSLGNGAAVEQFVIEPAKEGTLVKCRISRDRKGMDRGLFPTYFLHVERDDGKKMFLLAGRKRKKSATSNYLISADPTDLSRGGESFCGKLRSNLLGTQFTIYDGGEGRKKTLSSSTTDKQSSRQELCAVIYETNVLGFKGPRKMTVILPGMTADHQRVEFKSSADSESLIERWKNKNMDQLIELCNKTPVWNEDTQSYVLNFHGRVTQASVKNFQIVHESDTEYIIMQFGRVAEDVFTMDYRYPMCALQAFGIALSSFDSKLACE; this is encoded by the exons AGACGGAGCGGAAGCTGGCGGGTCTACAGCTGAAGAGTTACGTGGACGGGGACGAGGAGGACCAAGAGTCGACCCCGATCATTCCGTCCACGTCCCCGGTCTCCCCCGAAGAGCCGCCCCATGCCGTGGTGCTGCCCCAGGCCCACGCCTTCACCacgcagcagcaccaccaccagcaccagcagcacttTCTACAGCAGCAGGACCAGCAAAGCATCAGGCCCAGCAGTGCG GACTCACAGGGGTCTGGTGATGCACCGAGCTCCCTGGGCAATGGGGCGGCGGTGGAACAGTTTGTAATAGAGCCAGCTAAGGAGGGAACGCTGGTGAAGTGTCGCATCTCCAGGGACAGAAAGGGCATGGACCGGGGCCTCTTCCCCACCTACTTTCTGCATGTGGAGCGAGACGATGGAAAAAAG ATGTTCCTCCTTGCTGGACGAAAACGCAAGAAGTCAGCAACCTCAAATTATCTGATCTCTGCTGACCCAACTGACTTGTCCCGAGGTGGTGAGTCTTTCTGTGGGAAGTTGAGGTCAAATCTCCTGGGGACGCAGTTCACCATATATGATGGAGGGGAAGGTCGTAAGAAGACACTGTCCTCATCCACCACTGACAAGCAAAGCTCCAGACAAGAGTTGTGTGCTGTGATCTAT GAGACCAACGTGCTGGGGTTCAAAGGTCCTCGCAAGATGACAGTCATCTTGCCAGGCATGACGGCTGACCACCAACGGGTTGAGTTCAAGTCGAGTGCCGACTCTGAGAGTCTTATAG AACGATGGAAGAACAAGAATATGGACCAATTGATAGAGCTTTGCAACAAGACGCCTGTGTGGAATGAGGACACGCAGAGCTACGTCCTCAACTTTCACGGCCGGGTCACACAAGCGTCTGTCAAGAATTTTCAGATTGTTCATGAAAGTGACA CCGAGTACATCATTATGCAGTTTGGCCGTGTGGCGGAGGACGTGTTCACCATGGACTACCGTTACCCCATGTGTGCTCTCCAGGCCTTTGGGATTGCCCTCTCCTCCTTTGACTCCAAACTTGCATGCGAATAG